A stretch of DNA from Trichoplusia ni isolate ovarian cell line Hi5 chromosome 9, tn1, whole genome shotgun sequence:
aggaaaaattaaaaaaagtatgattttatttacattttttattaatattaaccatTAATCATCATCTAACTTCTGGCGCATGTTTCTCTTAGGGTTATTGATTTTCCGCTTTTTAAACTCGACAGGTTCATCACCGAGTGACTGTATGCGCTTCTCCTTAAACTGAAAGACTTCTGGTTCCATTATAACTGGCGGCGGGGGTAGCTCCTTACCAGGCTTAGGTAACTGGAGGTCAACGACTTCAGTAGGTCTGAAACAAGTAAACAAACCAAGGTCGGAAAACGTTACGGAGAAGTTTGGTACCATTCGCGAAAGCAAAATGGaatcaaacatttaatacaCAAGTTACTAGCGTGTACATCACGTTAAAGCGATAATAGCGAGAAAAAACAATTCATATAACAGAATTTTTACTTCTGTGAAGAAGTTACTAAACGAGTCATCAGCTAGCCATAGTCATAGATTCGAGCTATTGGCAAACACGTTTTTACAAACCATGAAGATCGGTACATAGAAgtagaagtaaaaataaaaattatgtactTAGATAACTGTTTTAAGccattatgatttaaataataaaatgtctcgtaattatttgttaaaaagaaaattaaaatacagtcATTGTTACTTCACACATACACGTTCGAACCTATCCAATATGGATATTTAGTTGTTAGCTGTAAAACTTAGCTTAATGATCGCAATCACTATTATCTTATCATTTGAAACGCATAGTGTAgacataaaaagttatttaggGTTGAGCGGATAggcattttgaatttaaaaaaaaaaccattcgcGATAGcagaaagaaaataacaatatcatcGGATATTATTAtcgattaattttatgaatgcaTAATTATGTGATTTAgagctgatttttcaatcgccagataacttttattcgacgaatatgtttgacgttttgacagcttttgtatagaaaatgtgtCAAACGGCCacatttattcctcagataaaagttatctgatgattgaaaaatcggcccttaatcgCACAAATGagaattaataaatttcaaattacttaCTGAGTTATAACTGGAGTCCATGACCCATATGGTTtcacggcgcgcggcggcggcccgtAGTCGATAAATCTCTTAGGAGGTGGTGGATCTTTATTTACAGCCAGCTCTCGCATTTTCTCCCTTGCTAAATGAGCATTGACCTCCTTATTCACTTCTTCTTGAGCTTGCTTTTGTTGTTGTTTCCTGAAAAGAAAACACGTGTTTGGAATACCTTACACACTGCCTTTTCCATCAAACAATATCtgtgcattttaaattattagttttgaattaaaataatacaattttaaaatattattcggTTACACAAttgtatatttgttaaaaacttaaaatactaaaactatatAGTGTTACACAATAATCTgtatttgaataattacttaTGAAAGATGAGCAAAATAGACAAACTCACTTTATTTTCTTCTCCTTTTTGTCTTGTGATTCCTTCTTTAGCTTACTCTTTTCCTGGTCTGCTATTGAAACATACTCATCGGGAGTATCCCACGAGGTTTCtgcaaaataaaagtaatagtaGCTAAGGTTGTATATAGTTTTGTATGACAAAACTTCCGATTTCTAACAGATAAAGACTAAAGACACAAAGGTTATTGTCAACTTATCATGACACTTATTATATTGATtgatgtaagaaaaaaatacaaataaaatgttatagttCTCTGATCAATTTTCAGAACTGGCCAACATAGGATTTCACAGTACAATAGCTTTATTATCTTTTCACAcaaagaatgaaataaatttgcATTGTTTATGCCTATTTGTATTCAGTGGAAAGGATCCCCTGTAGATTTCAGATTGCATTCCTCTTAACTAGACCTCCTATTTGGACCCGTGTCCCCATGTTAGCCTTAAACAGGTCCATGTTTCTTTCCTTgaatgtatctcatgaattaaaagaattaccaacaaatatattttgaccaACATGCAATACCATTTGTTACAGTGTTCCAGAAATATGAGCTTCCATCTTCACTCTTCACTTCATTCCAGATAGCCTTTTTGGTAGGTGTGGCAGCTACAGTTAAAGTTGTTTCACTGCTACCACCACTCAGGTTAATCATTTCGTTTATgctctgaaaaataaaagatttaatatttaaaaatacaatagggCCGGATGGTGTCTAGGtgtgaaaagtaaaaactttaaatattatataagatatatttttggctttactaagcaaaataaaaattgactaAGATAAACTGCTCTAAAGTTCTGACAGAAACGACCATACACATAAGTTCCATTCAGTGTAATTTTTTGAGACAAAATAAAGATATGTctccattatttattattaaactaccacactgtaaacaataatttgatattcaacttggtattattttgaaactCTAACCTTGAAGCAAGGTAAAAGAATATTGTATGTTCTTCTGATTGAGTTACTATTACCATTTTGAATCAGTCCATTCCTATTGttgttaataataacaatatcataGAATGTAGAAGTAGTATCATAGATGTACCTGTGATGTTAGATCTGCATTGTTTTGCACATCTTTCAAATAAGCAGCCATTGCTGCTGcctccatttttttaatatcatcatcaatTTTTTCTTTCTGCTTGAACTCTTTAGCACTTTTTTTACTGAGCTGGGATATGTGTTTCTGAACATTTTCTTTGTGTCTCTTACCATTTTCATGGAACGAAATAGACTGAAATAGACATTGAagattttaattctaatttctgcacatgaatttaaaaatataaagcctGTTATCTTATAAATGTTGCAGGTTTAAAACCTACttgtttaaaaaagatattattaaaagacaaaataatactgttggtttaaaattataacacgGAGAGTCTGTATGGTTTGTCTTTTGATGCAAAaactcaatattattataaatataaaatgtgaccaataaaacaaaaatcacaaattattttttatcaaaaagcaaaataattggTTATGTGTTCATATAAAAAGTCACATCAAGATTGTTGTGTACCTTTTTAGGTACCTAAGTAAATGGtataatattaatcaaataaagtaTTAGTATTAAAGTGTGTAGTAAAGTCATTTAGTATACATCGCTGTATTATgtgcttataatataaaattatagaaaagcgagatatttaataaacttaccACTTTATTATCGGCGAACCAGCATTTGCAaaattcacaatattttctAGCTTGCGACTTCCAATACTCGGTCCTGAAagtttttaggttttattaaagtaataaaatgtatattgttaTCAGTTATTGGGTTCGTTTGCATCGCATGCTAAACTAGTTATTTCTAAAAGCTACTTACATGGTTTACgccaatttatataaatgaaaatcacaaaacaatcgATAAGTAAatacaagttatattttattatgacagaCAATTGACATGTGTAGTGCAATGACATTAAGCAGATGGCAAAGtaatagtacctattttaaaaGAGTTGCCTACTTTACTTTGTTcaactaaactaaaaaataaataaatcgggAGCATTGACAATAGTATATTATCACTGCCTTAATCCTTATGGATCGAAGGTGTTCCTGAGTAAATAAAGGGTCTGGgataaagtaaaatgtattaattcgTAACgagtatattttatacttagatTTTTGGCAATATTGAGATTGCCCGATTTTTCTGTAATTGTTAAAGGCTTGCAGTATCGATTTCTTGAATAATTACGCAATGCAAGTTCAgctaacagtttttttaaaaccCAAGGAGACGAGGTCAAGCAGATTGATTAATTGAGAACAGATTTTTAAGGGTTCAAATTTAGCAGAAGGGTAGCTTAGAAAGCTAACAAATACCCtctgagttttttttatcacattatttaaaacactttaatTAGTTACACATTTCTTTAGAATGTTTTCGTGTTGTCTTGGTATTATTAATGGTGTTTATAACTGTGTGTCATAAGTTGGCAACACTGTTTTGGTTACATTGTGATGTCGTCGTCGAGTATCGAGTGTCGTCGTCTTTTGTAGAATTTTATCaaggtaatgtttatttatgattttaattccttttatttttagttccaATATATGCAATTTTGATTGCCTAATTGTTGATTAACTTTCCTAATCAATTAGTTATTAACAACTTGTCATCTATAAATTTCTTGGCGgccatattaaaatttgaaggaACTACTACGACTTTGTTTTATCCCGTATAATCTTGGCAATCATATTTGGTTTGCAGTTCAATACTCTAGAAACcggaattaaattgaatttacttgGTTAAACTTGTATTAGTTGTTGTTAGAATGAGTGTGTAAGtcagttttaactgttttatatttatttgtacttatttttGTGCTTGTTGACGCGTCTCGTAATCTCGTTTACCGATAACTCACTTTAGCGTCTCGGTCTGAAGTGGGCCGATAATTAATGATTGTCTATTTATTGTTTCAGATATCCCCGGACTAAGTTGGTGAACGTGATAAACTTCTAAATAGCTTATGTGTCGAAAAGTGACTTATCGTAAAATTTGTTTAGTGTCAGACTTGGACAAAGAATTGTGATTCTAAGTTTCTAATTTTAGTCGTGTCCCTAGTGGGATTATTTGGCAAAATGATGACCGAAAATAGAATTAGTTCAAGTAATCACGTCGGAAACAGTATGAGCAGTCAGAATAAGGGGTTTGTATTTCTCTTTATGCTGCATATtaacaattcaatttttttttattaaccttgCGCATTCTTACAGAGATGTCGATAAAAGTATCGATGACATTGGTtggaaatcaaaattaaaaataccccCGAAAGACAGGAGAATAAAGACTAGTGTAAGTTTTCATGTTTACCctcattattttatacttgattttttattaacctATTTAGTTGCTTTTACACAAccaaataatgtttaagataaaACATGTTTATGAGTTTCGAAAGGAGCTCcttatctttattgtttattatatattatgtaaacaaaactgattttttaagtttcaattgCAAATAATGCcctaatttgttttaaatcactcaatttgcttataattatttaaacatgcGAAATGATTCTTGGTAAATAATGCATTAGGTatggaagaaaaatattcatgtgTAAATAGGGTCCCattgaaaaactaaatattGCTGTAGTATCTTATCTTATTCTTCTTATCTTATTATGTTGTAactgtttgtttctttttcacttCACTATcacagatataaataaaatactttattgatgtgttaacttataattatactttcttattattattacaaataataaacagtcAAACACTTATTAGGGACTGTAatttttaagttgtatttaaaatttgtattttaaaaaattcCACTTTTACAGTTCTTTGAGttgttttggtttaaattaCTGAGTAGTTGTAATAGCACAAACTCATTTGAAAATGTTATCATCTGACTGCTCTtaagtttttaactttaaagtatctataactatatttttgcatttaaaggATGTAACAGACACAAGAGGAAATGAGTTTGAAGAGTTTTGCCTAAAACGAGAGCTATTGATGGGCATTTTTGAGAAGGGATGGGAAAAGCCTTCCCCCATACAAGAGGCTTCCATTCCTATTGCACTTAGTGGTAAAGATGTCCTTGCAAGAGCTAAAAACGGTACTGGCAAAACTGGCGCTTATTGTATTCCAGTTTTAGAACAggtttgaacaaaaatatttttaattgtatgttttttgtttttttttgttgttttaatgatGATATTTTTGGATTCCCCTTCACTTTTCATAAGTGATAAAACCCGTATTTACTGATCTTCTTATCAGACATTATACCTTTCAGGCATAATTAGTGagctatttaaaacattttgaattttctaCATTTAGGTCGATCCCAAAAAAGATGCTATCCAAGCTTTAATTGTGGTACCAACTAGGGAGTTAGCGCTCCAGACATCACAAATTTGCATTGAACTGGCAAAGCACACAGATATTCGTGTAATGGTTACTACAGGAGGTACTAATCTCCGGGATGATATTATGCGTATTTATCAAAATGGTAAAGAATttctcaattattattttatttttaataatttgtaaacattttttgcatTACTAAGTTCATCAATAATTTGTTTCAGTTCAAGTAATAATTGCTACGCCAGGTCGTATGATTGATCTCATGGATAAACAAGTTGCCAAGAT
This window harbors:
- the LOC113497172 gene encoding WW domain-binding protein 4, with translation MTEYWKSQARKYCEFCKCWFADNKVSISFHENGKRHKENVQKHISQLSKKSAKEFKQKEKIDDDIKKMEAAAMAAYLKDVQNNADLTSQSINEMINLSGGSSETTLTVAATPTKKAIWNEVKSEDGSSYFWNTVTNETSWDTPDEYVSIADQEKSKLKKESQDKKEKKIKKQQQKQAQEEVNKEVNAHLAREKMRELAVNKDPPPPKRFIDYGPPPRAVKPYGSWTPVITQPTEVVDLQLPKPGKELPPPPVIMEPEVFQFKEKRIQSLGDEPVEFKKRKINNPKRNMRQKLDDD